The Candidatus Nanohalovita haloferacivicina genome has a window encoding:
- a CDS encoding 50S ribosomal protein L23: protein MEDDKAWKIIENPHMTEQAMDMIDEENKLVLMVNLDANKNQVEDAVETLFDVTVTNVNTNITPNAEKKAYVKLSETDSAMDVATELGMM, encoded by the coding sequence ATGGAAGACGACAAAGCCTGGAAAATCATCGAGAACCCACACATGACCGAACAAGCAATGGACATGATCGACGAAGAAAACAAACTAGTCCTAATGGTCAACCTCGATGCAAACAAGAACCAGGTAGAAGACGCAGTAGAAACACTGTTCGATGTTACAGTCACAAACGTAAACACAAACATCACGCCAAACGCCGAGAAAAAGGCCTACGTAAAACTCTCAGAAACCGACTCCGCAATGGACGTCGCAACCGAACTAGGTATGATGTAA
- the rplV gene encoding 50S ribosomal protein L22, with product MELDAHQAMAQGRNMPVSWKDCTEIGRFIKGDSVEKAERKLEKVIEKDLAVPYTKFNSDVGHRSGHGDSGRYPEKASKEILEVLRSAASNAEHEGLNPGALEVQNIITNKGREMRTPGRHPGETKAAHVKIIVGER from the coding sequence ATGGAACTCGACGCACACCAAGCAATGGCACAGGGCCGAAACATGCCCGTATCATGGAAAGACTGCACAGAAATCGGACGCTTCATCAAAGGCGACTCCGTAGAAAAAGCAGAAAGAAAACTCGAAAAAGTAATCGAGAAAGACCTAGCAGTCCCATACACAAAATTCAACTCAGACGTCGGCCACAGAAGCGGACACGGCGACTCCGGAAGATACCCGGAAAAAGCCTCAAAAGAAATCCTGGAAGTCCTCAGATCTGCAGCATCAAACGCAGAACACGAAGGCCTCAACCCAGGAGCACTAGAAGTCCAGAACATCATCACAAACAAAGGCCGCGAAATGAGAACACCAGGAAGACATCCTGGAGAAACAAAAGCCGCACACGTAAAAATAATCGTAGGAGAGCGATAA
- a CDS encoding 30S ribosomal protein S19, translating to MAEQDEFTFRGKTLDELKDMELEEFADLLNSRGRRKIQRGLREEEEKILETLEEKDRAKTHRRGMIVVPQMVGKTIEVYNGQRFIEVEIAPEMLGHYLGEFARTRKEVEHSAPGLGATRSSKHIPLK from the coding sequence ATGGCAGAACAAGACGAATTCACATTCAGAGGAAAAACACTCGACGAACTCAAAGACATGGAACTAGAAGAGTTCGCCGACCTCCTCAACTCAAGAGGCCGCAGAAAGATTCAAAGAGGCCTAAGAGAAGAGGAAGAAAAAATCCTCGAAACACTCGAGGAAAAAGACAGAGCCAAAACCCACAGAAGAGGAATGATCGTAGTACCACAGATGGTCGGAAAAACCATCGAAGTCTACAACGGACAAAGATTCATCGAAGTAGAAATCGCGCCAGAAATGCTCGGCCACTACCTCGGAGAATTCGCAAGAACCCGAAAAGAAGTCGAACACAGCGCACCAGGACTTGGTGCAACACGTTCGTCCAAACACATCCCACTCAAGTAG
- a CDS encoding 50S ribosomal protein L2 gives MGSPLRQQRRGKGSPNYQSNSHKSKGDVETKRAETKGTVVDLIHDPGRTSPVAVVEYEDGEQRNILAPEGLAVGDEIELGVSAEVKPGNTLPLGELPEGVPIHNLELQPNDGGHIARSSGTYAFVVTHEKDGVRVKLPSGEFKKLNTQCRATVGKVAGGGRKEKPFVKAGNKSKAMKARGKAYPKVSGVAMNAVDHPFGGSAKPGKAKTVSRHASPGRKVGNIAASRSGKKKQ, from the coding sequence ATGGGAAGCCCACTAAGACAACAAAGAAGAGGAAAAGGATCTCCAAACTACCAATCCAACTCACACAAAAGCAAAGGAGACGTAGAAACCAAAAGAGCAGAAACAAAAGGAACAGTAGTAGACCTAATCCACGACCCAGGCAGAACATCTCCAGTCGCAGTAGTAGAATACGAAGACGGAGAACAAAGAAACATTCTAGCACCAGAAGGCCTGGCAGTAGGAGACGAAATAGAACTAGGAGTATCCGCAGAAGTAAAACCAGGAAACACACTACCACTAGGAGAACTCCCAGAAGGAGTACCAATCCACAACCTAGAACTACAGCCAAACGACGGCGGCCACATCGCCAGAAGTTCAGGAACATACGCATTCGTAGTAACACACGAAAAAGACGGAGTAAGAGTAAAACTTCCAAGTGGAGAATTCAAGAAACTGAATACACAATGCCGTGCAACAGTAGGAAAAGTAGCAGGCGGCGGAAGAAAGGAGAAACCATTCGTAAAGGCCGGAAACAAGTCCAAGGCAATGAAAGCCAGAGGCAAAGCATATCCAAAGGTATCCGGCGTAGCAATGAACGCAGTAGACCACCCATTCGGTGGATCAGCAAAACCAGGAAAGGCAAAGACAGTTTCCAGACACGCATCACCAGGGCGTAAAGTTGGAAACATCGCTGCAAGCCGCAGCGGAAAGAAGAAGCAGTAA